Proteins from a genomic interval of Plasmodium reichenowi strain SY57 chromosome 13, whole genome shotgun sequence:
- a CDS encoding hypothetical protein (conserved Plasmodium protein, unknown function), which produces MDYFWVINLFVLIITLSNYTIIVSCLKKKEEIKNGDIKIITSDLNETVTLSCDDEKSIHIFDASYGNPTLDKLLIKKNSFDAPHTLPVIQMICEGKKNCDIKVNNETFKILSLITDFHKLLIKYTCVSSNLEPFPSYKIKAKRGDDYTWNVEFQGETLNKETYLHVNNINATCEEPLVKKTYVDINEAEYECNNMKNCVYVIFNYDGYTLCASLSYKNTTIQKNSKIYIKMFYINGNIPSNFEVFPNIQGVCEKDEIIYEMETVLNLDDIYKKCKEVDCDYFTMSTSNGIKGASKSFRNYAWFCKGFPKYVSHEGFLFGKNYKNSKDPKKRITFMNYEGPLR; this is translated from the exons atGGATTATTTTTGGGTTATAAATTTGTTTGTATTAATTATTACTTTGAGTAATTATACAATAATTGTAAgttgtttaaaaaaaaaagaagaaataaaaaatggtgatataaaaattataactTCAGATTTAAATGAAACCGTGACATTAAGTTGTGATGATGAAAAATCAATTCATATTTTTGATGCTAGCTATGGAAATCCAACCCTTGATAAgcttttaataaaaaaaa ATTCGTTTGATGCCCCCCACACATTACCAGTTATTCAAATGATATGTGAAGGGAAAAAAAACTGTGat ATAAAAGTAAATAATGAAACGTTCAAAATATTATCCTTAATAACTGATTTCCATAAACttcttataaaatatacttGTGTATCTAGTAACTTGGAACCTTTTCCATCat aCAAAATAAAAGCAAAAAGAGGAGATGATTATACTTGGAATGTCGAATTTCAAg GAGAAACGTTAAATAAAGAAACATATCTTCATGTTAACAACAT AAATGCTACTTGTGAAGAACCACTAGTCAAAAAAACATATGTAGACATAAACGAAGCAGAATATga ATGTaacaatatgaaaaattgtgtttatgtaatatttaattaCGATGGTTATACATTATGTGCTTCTCTATCATATAAGAATACCActattcaaaaaaattccaag atttatattaaaatgttttaCA TAAATGGGAATATTCCTTCTAATTTTGAAGTGTTTCCAAATATACAag GAGTTTGTGAAAAGGatgaaattatatatgaaatgGAAACAGTTTTGAACTTGgatgatatatata AGAAATGCAAAGAAGTAGATTGTGATTATTTTACC ATGTCTACCTCTAATGG tatAAAAGGGGCTTCCAAAAGTTTCAGGAATTATGCATGGTTTTGTAAAGGGTTTCCTAAATAT GTTTCTCATGAAGGATTTCTCTTtggaaaaaattataaaaa TTCTAAGGATCCaaagaaaagaataa cTTTCATGAATTATGAAGGACCTTTAAGATga
- a CDS encoding ribonuclease P protein subunit RPR2, putative: MSNINGETWNNTDELKRKLSEIYDSEKDKNDELKNTSKVLKNSSVEVCNTGKGNNDTCNNFYEEHMNNNEVKNCVVQNNELIEKSENKEPCINESNQKKKKKKNNKKKYNNMEMGKPLKQMVRINYLLQASFLMNNMNPNISREYIKTMRRLSNKFLIKYDSKFKKLFCKKCNSVLIPSETCNVSVNPLNLQKKHKQINNNYDTRELTKESTNTNNMKPRDEYLVSYKCKHCQHYTKLVYEYNLNICQNQEN; the protein is encoded by the coding sequence atgaGTAACATAAACGGCGAAACATGGAACAATACTGATGAATTAAAACGAAAATTAAGTGAAATATATGATAGTGAgaaagataaaaatgacgaattaaaaaatacatccaaagttttaaaaaatagtTCTGTAGAAGTATGTAATACTGGTAAAGGAAATAATGATACttgtaataatttttatgaagAACATATGAACAATAATGAAGTGAAAAATTGTGTAGTACAAAATAATGAGTTAATTGAAAAGTCGGAAAACAAAGAACCATGCATAAATGAATCAAAtcaaaaaaagaaaaagaaaaagaacaataaaaaaaaatataataatatggaaaTGGGAAAGCCATTAAAACAAATGGTTagaataaattatttattacaaGCATCCTTCTTAATGAATAACATGAATCCCAATATATCTAGggaatatattaaaacaaTGAGAAGACTATCTAACAagtttttaataaaatatgatagtaaatttaaaaagttattttgtaaaaagTGCAATTCAGTTCTTATTCCAAGTGAAACATGTAATGTTTCTGTAAATCCATTgaatttacaaaaaaaacataagcaaataaataataattatgacACTAGGGAACTTACAAAGGAATCAACAAATACTAATAATATGAAGCCAAGAGATGAATATTTAGtttcatataaatgtaaacATTGTCAACATTATACCAAGCTTgtatatgaatataatttaaatatatgtcAAAATCAAGAAAATTAA
- a CDS encoding hypothetical protein (conserved Plasmodium protein, unknown function): MGIKDNINEDLSDDSKKERQGLELTEERVLEENINKIDIQEKKENKEINKGDINNDNEEIENSYIKENLDPLNENKDNSSANLNGLITKELIVSSISPTDELKISQLDSDNKNLENTLITDDKENNLNNENTHVIIDKEKNDVDVPFIESKTWGSFSLNVNSKFPITQKKNKNTAINDAPLYIEVKGLLEVINAQDFAKKVNRKNTNLNVKAQNSLIKKRSYSVPNKAVAKNIPKDNYNMNLKKQNYKSVSLQKNSGLNKLAITQKKPSIFIKPLSNSPKTLSKIPYSKYDVIRKPLDVNKGGKGTFRYLEKKKPSIEDSQKINTKEIIRSNIASFKESPIGEKGKNMAAKMEKHSHKFSPKVMPLLMKEKNVKHKAPPKGTIKHTLEYLKRAAESRMKENELYKSKKDSTLSSIAIRKNSIATRKIETKPKLPSKFNPLKKEPLKKTKTNLDAKKVFMKKPTSKIVQQMKIKEKEKKKKIPAKFMDPKKEKVSSKDIEQKNNLKKKESKGFNKSKIEGIKQLEKKREETNKENKMMSINDKVIEENIVNKEEFIIDNVEPETEREKTIEDKNESELEKYEKKLYALTESETEKEDEKLFEIKKLEKEKNMDDKEIFGYKKDNNGENDKSDENDKNYKNNENNNNNDNNVEKDSFNEINKIENEKQKEEEKVILKDVGNIKKESELNVSRISEVEKEKSNVDVQMEQNKFNGSKNKQQEENLTEQVEWEKDENKMEEVVVSLNKIHNEENVGKKKEQEKLIEKIKEETMVDDIIKDDTITDDIVKDKKKLSEIEKEENQIDKVEKEEIKIDNIEKEEKTLEVEKKDEIDIDNVTKNERIIENKKKESKIKLGEMKKKKMDTKKNVDMKMDKKTIKKDDNTKPALNIKQNTKLPLDPKQNAKSTLNVKQGVKSALISKPGVKSALSSKPGVKSTLSSKPGVKSSLSSKPGAKSVLGIKSKTTMKSSATTFKSKTFVNGSLKEKKNLKNDIKTGELAKGGNSTNINKNIPQKKSLLFMKKATTGIKKVSVSKSTIKEAEGEKKKLGKIQKELSLHNDDNNNNIKDMNENKIDMDNMNDMDNMNDMDNMNDKDNMNDIYNMNGMDNINDINSMNDTNNDYNNNDYNNNDYNNNDYNNNDKFNVDKKKDIEEDIQKDIEEDIQKNIEEDLQKDIQEDIQDDIQEDIQQDIQEDIQQDIQQEYLLEKPLSKKGPSTFSKTSVSALNKKKKKTLSKFKTVDVNGMKLNKNKTLASLNSTNTKNTMIQEKLKKKKMEEKENGLNNKKSLSSRLLKLNTKSNTSAIKKISSLGDKDNNKTKKSVLGKSGTIISKGVLEKNKGIHNRPLKEAKSFKKLKSKIIKKTILNDNNPKDEEKSVKKIETSQNITKKIKTVPSQMKFEKKMRKLKSEILHKVTGNISKIKDKKTVKKNKEMYYDDMMRNVENNNKYDNDNNNYDGYEGIAKRVNVGLSERALSKIRTSKGKHNDYITPRIGANIKPNIMNVKSNASNSGSSDKVSSRSLTTPPSTSSKKSKQKENRMEDLSIEENLKEKLINLNIQKQYNGFHMKEIEEQNIPELNIPQLSVIHNREDMNKNDEERRYRSVGNIGITNLNELSAVLDFSSNNNLKGVTRESLRNLSLQMKMDLSNEYNITKGEQTSDVNTLYNQSTILKKEMETKENPSSWFFGNCCTANNNEYFYERQEPVVQGSSSLFNVNNKFIPYNPNSDMLHISNNTIKLSNIYESDMFSNSMQNNLILNNQKNSGQNMNKTMPNNNSMRLQKKRQSCSATTNYCNCI, from the coding sequence ATGGGTattaaagataatataaatgagGATCTATCAGACGATTCGAAAAAAGAAAGACAAGGACTTGAATTAACAGAAGAAAGAGTTcttgaagaaaatataaataaaattgatatacaagaaaaaaaagaaaataaagaaataaataaaggagatataaataatgataatgaagaaattgagaattcatatattaagGAAAATTTAGATCcattaaatgaaaataaagataattCCAGTGCTAATTTGAACGGATTAATAACTAAAGAACTTATCGTTTCATCGATTTCACCAACTGATGAGTTGAAAATTTCGCAATTGGATTCAGATAACAAAAATTTAGAGAATACCTTAATTACAGATGacaaagaaaataatttgaataatgaaaatactcatgttattattgataaagaaaaaaatgatgtaGATGTTCCATTTATTGAAAGTAAAACCTGGGGAAGCTTTTCTTTAAATGTAAACTCTAAATTTCCTATTACccaaaaaaagaataaaaacACAGCTATAAATGATGCTccattatatattgaagTTAAGGGACTTTTGGAAGTTATTAATGCTCAAGATTTTGcaaaaaaagtaaatagGAAAAATACAAATTTAAATGTAAAAGCTCAAAATTCATTAATTAAGAAACGTTCCTATAGTGTCCCAAATAAAGCAGTTGCAAAAAACATTCCAAAggataattataatatgaatttGAAGAAGCAGAATTATAAAAGTGTATCTCTTCAAAAAAATTCAGgattaaataaattagcaatcacacaaaaaaaaccttctatatttattaaaccTTTATCAAATTCCCCGAAAACATTAAGCAAAATTCCTTATAGCAAATATGACGTTATAAGAAAACCATTGGACGTGAATAAAGGCGGAAAGGGTACTTTTAGatatttagaaaaaaaaaaacctAGCATAGAAGATtcacaaaaaataaatacaaagGAAATTATTAGATCTAATATTGCATCTTTTAAAGAAAGTCCCATAGgagaaaaaggaaaaaatatggCAGCAAAGATGGAGAAACATTCTCACAAATTTTCTCCTAAAGTTATGCCTTTGTTAATGAAGGAGAAGAACGTGAAACATAAAGCACCTCCTAAAGGTACTATAAAGCATACGCtagaatatttaaaaagagCAGCAGAATCAAGAatgaaagaaaatgaattataCAAATCAAAAAAAGATAGCACACTTAGTTCAATTGcaataagaaaaaattcCATAGCAACAAGAAAAATTGAAACAAAACCAAAACTACCATCAAAATTTAATCCCTTAAAAAAAGAGCCCCTTAAAAAGACAAAGACAAATTTAGATGCAAAAAAAgtttttatgaaaaaacCAACATCTAAAATTGTACAACAGATgaaaattaaagaaaaagagaagaaaaagaaaatacCAGCTAAATTTATGGATCctaaaaaagaaaaagtaTCTTCCAAAGATATAGAACAGaagaataatttaaaaaaaaaagaaagcAAAGGGTTTAATAAATCTAAGATAGAAGGAATTAAACAACTAGAAAAGAAAAGGGAAGAAacaaataaagaaaataaaatgatgagtataaatgataaggtgatagaagaaaatatagTAAACAAAGAGGAATTTATAATTGATAATGTAGAGCCTGAAACTGAAAGGGAGAAGACAATAGAAGACAAAAATGAATCTGAACTCGAAAAATatgagaaaaaattatatgcTTTAACTGAAAGCGAAACAGAAAAAGAAGACGAGAAATTatttgaaataaaaaaattggagaaagaaaaaaatatggatgATAAGGAAATTTTtggatataaaaaagacAACAATGGtgaaaatgataaaagtgatgaaaatgataaaaattataaaaataatgaaaataataataataatgataataatgttgAGAAGGATTCATTcaatgaaataaataaaatagagaatgaaaaacaaaaagaagaagaaaaagtTATATTGAAAGATGTtggaaatataaaaaaagaaagcGAGTTGAATGTTTCAAGAATATCTGAAgtagaaaaagaaaaatcGAATGTAGATGTCCAAATGGAACAAAACAAATTTAATGgttcaaaaaataaacaacAAGAAGAAAATCTTACCGAACAAGTAGAATGGGAAAAAGACGAAAATAAAATGGAGGAAGTAGTAGTGTCATtgaataaaatacataatgaagaaaatgtgggcaaaaaaaaggaacaagaaaaattaattgaaaaaataaaagaagaaacaATGGTagatgatataataaaagatgaTACTATTACAGATGACATAGTAaaagacaaaaaaaaattaagtGAAATAGAGAAGGAAGAAAATCAAATTGATAAAGTAGagaaagaagaaataaaaatagataatatagaaaaagaagaaaagaCATTGGAAGTAGAGAAAAAAGATGAAATAGATATAGATAATGTTacaaaaaatgaaagaattatagaaaacaaaaagaaagagtccaaaataaaattaggagaaatgaaaaagaaaaaaatggatacaaaaaaaaatgtagatATGAAAATggataaaaaaacaataaaaaaagatgataaTACAAAGCCTGCATTAAacataaaacaaaataCCAAACTTCCATTAGATCCAAAACAAAATGCCAAATCTACATTAAACGTAAAACAAGGTGTAAAATCTGCATTAATATCAAAACCAGGTGTAAAATCTGCATTAAGCTCAAAACCAGGTGTAAAATCTACATTAAGCTCAAAACCAGGTGTAAAATCTTCATTAAGCTCAAAACCAGGTGCAAAATCAGTTCTAGGTATAAAATCAAAGACAACAATGAAAAGTAGTGCAACAACTTTCAAATCGAAAACATTTGTTAATGGATctttaaaagaaaaaaagaacttaaaaaatgatataaaaactGGAGAATTAGCAAAAGGAGGCAATAGTactaatataaataaaaatattcctCAAAAGAAAAGCTTATTATTCATGAAAAAGGCAACTACaggtataaaaaaagtttCCGTTAGTAAAAGTACCATAAAAGAAGCAGAGGgtgaaaagaaaaaattaggaaaaatacaaaaagaATTGTCCCTCcataatgatgataataataataatattaaagatatgaatgaaaataaaattgatatggataatatgaatgatatggataatatgaatgatatggataatatgaatgataaggataatatgaatgatatatataatatgaatggTATGGATAAcataaatgatataaatagCATGAATGATACtaataatgattataataataatgattataataataatgattataataataatgattataataataatgataagTTTAATGTtgataagaaaaaagatataGAAGAAGATATACAGAAAGATATAGAAGAAGATATAcagaaaaatatagaagaaGATTTACAAAAAGATATACAAGAAGATATACAAGATGATATACAAGAAGATATACAACAAGATATACAAGAAGATATACAACAAGATATACAACAAGAATATTTACTTGAAAAACCCCTTTCCAAAAAAGGACCTTCCACATTTTCTAAAACCTCAGTATCTgctttaaataaaaaaaagaaaaaaaccTTGAGTAAGTTTAAAACTGTAGATGTTAATGGAATGAAATTAAACAAGAATAAAACTTTAGCTTCATTAAATTCTACAAACACTAAGAACACAATGATacaagaaaaattaaaaaagaaaaagatggaagaaaaggaaaatggcttaaataataaaaaatcatTAAGTTCTAgattattaaaattaaatacCAAATCAAACACTTCTgctataaaaaaaattagttCGCTAGGTGATaaggataataataaaacaaaaaaatcAGTTTTAGGAAAAAGTGGAACAATAATATCTAAAGGAgttttagaaaaaaataaaggaaTACATAATAGACCATTAAAAGAAGCAAAATCATTTAAGAAATTAAAATCTAAAATTATTAAGAAAACAATATTGAATGATAATAATCCAAAAGATGAAGAGAAATCGGTTAAGAAAATTGAAACATCtcaaaatataacaaagaaaataaaaactgTACCATCCCAAATGAAAtttgaaaagaaaatgagAAAATTAAAATCAGAGATTTTACACAAGGTAACAGGAAATATAAGCAAGattaaagataaaaaaacagttaaaaaaaataaagaaatgtattatgatgatatgATGAGAAATGtggaaaataataataaatatgataatgataataataattacgATGGTTATGAAGGTATTGCTAAGAGAGTAAATGTAGGGTTATCAGAAAGAGCTTTAAGTAAAATCAGAACATCAAAAGGAAAAcataatgattatataaCCCCAAGAATAGGTGCTAATATTAAACCTAATATTATGAATGTGAAATCTAATGCATCAAATTCAGGATCTTCAGATAAAGTATCATCACGTTCATTAACAACCCCTCCATCAACATCTTCTAAAAAAAGcaaacaaaaagaaaacagAATGGAAGATTTAAGTATTGAGGAAAATTTGAAAGAGAAATTAATAAACCTAAATATTCAGAAACAGTATAATGGTTTCCATATGAAAGAAATAGAGGAACAAAATATTCCTGAATTAAATATTCCACAACTTTCAGTTATTCATAATAGAGAAGATATGAATAAGAATGATGAAGAAAGAAGATATAGAAGTGTTGGAAATATTGGAATAACTAATTTGAATGAATTATCTGCAGTATTGGATTTTAGCAGTAACAATAACCTTAAAGGGGTTACTCGTGAATCTTTAAGAAATTTGTCACTTCAAATGAAAATGGATTTATctaatgaatataatataacaaaagGAGAACAAACGTCAGATGttaatacattatataacCAAAGTacaatattaaaaaaagaaatggAAACAAAAGAAAACCCTTCTAGTTGGTTTTTTGGAAACTGTTGTACTgcaaataataatgagTATTTCTATGAAAGACAAGAACCAGTTGTGCAAGGTTCAAGTTCCTTATTTAATGTGAATAACAAATTTATTCCATATAACCCTAATTCTGATATGTTACACATTTCTAATAATACTATAAAATTATCTAACATATATGAATCCGATATGTTTTCCAATAGCATGCAAAATAATCTTATTTTGAATAATCAAAAGAACTCAGGacaaaatatgaataagACTATGccaaataataattctatgcgattacaaaaaaaaagacaaTCTTGTAGTGCAACAACGAATTATTGTAATTGCATTTGA